GGTCGCCTGGTGCTCATGCATCTTTACGAAGACACTTGGGCGGTGTCTCACGCCTTTTTCGACTAAGTTCGGTCAGCCCGTGACGCTGAGCGCCGGTGACAAGATTGCCTACAGGGAGATGTCGAGGTGGCCGGAGAGTGCGTTATCGAAGTTCTGGATGCGCAGTGCTGTCGTGCTTCTCGGCAGTCGGCAGGAACACCGTCGGCGGCGCGGAAACGGGAACGGTGAACGACACCGTTTTGCTGGTGATGACGCGATGCGTCGGATCGGCGAGTTCGAACAGCACCCGGTGCGGGCCGGGTAGCAGGCCGACGAGGATGACCGTCTCACCGCTCGCATCTACGAAATGCCACGGCAGGTCATCGACGGTGATGTGCACGTGCGCGACGCGCGGCGAAACGTCGAGCGCACCGGCGCCGAACACCGGCACGATGCGCGCGTGTTCCGCACGGTACTGGATGAATACCAGCCCACGCTTGAGTTGCGCGGAGAGCGGCGGATCAACGATCAGCTTCGGCGCCGGTTCGTTGGTGATCGCGACGAGCGGGGACGGGCCCTTGATGTCACGGGCGCTTGCCGCCTGCGCCGAAGACAGACTCGGGGTGGCGCCTATTGAAACAGTCATGGCCATGGCGGTGAGAAGGCGAAGAGGTCGGTGCATGATGCGTCCAGAAAAAGTGAGGGTGGTTGGCGTCCCAATGGCCATCAGCGATACACGGACGCGATGTCCCACACGGCTGCGGCGAAGTCGTCCGGGGCTTCTTCCGGCAGGTTGTGGCCGACGCCGCGCACGACGCGGTGCCATCGCCGACCGGTGAAGTGCTTCGCCTGCGCGGAGCCGTCGGTCGCCGGCACGACCCCGTCAGCGTCGCCATCCATGGTGATCGTCGGTACGGAAATCTGCGGAAGCGACGTGAGCTGCTTCTCGAGACTTGCGTACGCCGAATAGCCGTCAGCCAGTCC
This region of Gemmatimonas groenlandica genomic DNA includes:
- a CDS encoding DUF6130 family protein, which codes for MHRPLRLLTAMAMTVSIGATPSLSSAQAASARDIKGPSPLVAITNEPAPKLIVDPPLSAQLKRGLVFIQYRAEHARIVPVFGAGALDVSPRVAHVHITVDDLPWHFVDASGETVILVGLLPGPHRVLFELADPTHRVITSKTVSFTVPVSAPPTVFLPTAEKHDSTAHPELR